Proteins from a genomic interval of Oncorhynchus clarkii lewisi isolate Uvic-CL-2024 chromosome 13, UVic_Ocla_1.0, whole genome shotgun sequence:
- the LOC139364835 gene encoding cdc42 effector protein 1-like → MSLGKLPGIKGLGSGSQGKRRFKSELSVDMISPPLPDFRHTMHVGRGGDVFGDTSFLSNHGGKGEPVSPDSPTSSTKTTSFFSRTLRHVRRSPVPRARIGSRDLSPPPPPVSPIIKNAISLPQLNIDMPNGYQRVLFPSSVSSPDASLHSYGLQSGFVTLPRHSRLDKQLQDGTGLFAQNFSCGSLPDNGFALTRSDSFTSFTVDLGPSLMSEVLGMIDSPSCLTMPNHSWELGEEEEEEQSSVFELAVQSPMLSSSNPSMSSTPLKVNVNNRGEEEDGRSLETPDASMGSPTQVEPVMEAERFQRAADVLARHYGGGSFSRSHRSDSASSSPLSQPKVPYAFPEEEEIKV, encoded by the exons ATGAGTCTGGGAAAACTGCCAGGGATTAAAGGCCTAGGGTCGGGCTCTCAGGGGAAGAGGCGCTTTAAGAGCGAACTCTCCGTGGACATGATCAGCCCACCGCTCCCAGACTTTCGCCACACCATGCACGTGGGCCGCGGTGGCGATGTGTTTGGAGACACCTCCTTCCTTAGCAATCATGGGGGCAAAGGGGAACCAGTGAGCCCTGATTCACCCACCAGCAGCACAAAGACCACCAGCTTCTTCTCCCGCACCCTGAGGCATGTACGCAGGTCCCCTGTGCCCCGTGCCAGGATCGGTTCCCGTGACCTTTCACCCCCACCGCCTCCTGTCTCACCCATCATCAAGAACGCCATCTCACTACCCCAGCTGAACATTGACATGCCCAACGGCTACCAGAGGGTGTTGTTCCCCAGCTCAGTGAGCTCCCCAGATGCCTCCCTCCACAGCTACG GTCTGCAGTCTGGTTTCGTCACACTACCCCGCCACTCCCGCCTTGATAAACAGCTGCAGGACGGCACCGGACTGTTCGCTCAGAACTTTAGCTGTGGCTCGCTCCCAGACAACGGCTTCGCGCTGACGCGCTCCGACTCCTTCACCTCGTTCACAGTGGACCTTGGCCCCTCCCTCATGAGTGAGGTTCTGGGCATGATTGACAGCCCCAGTTGCCTCACTATGCCCAATCACAGCTGGGAGttgggggaagaggaagaggaggagcagagctCTGTGTTTGAGCTGGCTGTGCAGAGCCCCATGCTAAGCTCATCAAACCCTTCCATGTCAAGCACTCCGCTCAAAGTGAATGTGaacaacaggggagaggaggaggatgggaggtcTCTTGAGACGCCAGATGCATCTATGGGGTCTCCTACACAGGTAGAACCAGTTATGGAAGCTGAGAGGTTCCAGAGAGCAGCTGACGTGCTGGCGCGTCACTACGGGGGAGGCTCCTTCTCCAGGAGTCATCGCAGCGATTCtgcctcctcctcacccctcagcCAGCCTAAAGTCCCCTACGCCTTCCCTGAGGAAGAGGAGATCAAAGTCTGA